In Marisediminicola antarctica, one DNA window encodes the following:
- a CDS encoding NAD(P)H-binding protein, giving the protein MIIAVFGGTSATGRILIGQALDEGQRVNALVRPPARLGIVHDRLRMVPGDLSDAAAIDRALEGADGVISLLGQSAPQPGTPIARATRNIVASMHKFGVRRLVIVARPGVLVPNDEPSVLTRLGIQATRRFRHPVYDDVVETARVLSESGLDWTIVRPPALRDGPRTGHVAVGYLGDGVTGGSLSRANAADFMLELVVSRQYIGKAPVVSDQRFSSVAQSLPVQIAPGVYCLRMGVGITSTNVYFVRSDSSWVLIDTAGPNRGAEIRSAAETIFGAGSRPAAILLTHLHATHAGSAHELATEWGLPVYVHPAERPLVSTGYKATEHPTGLLNRLTTQAMSKNTRELDLASIVHAFDPDDGVPGLPDWQCIATPGHTPGHASFFRASDRVLLSGDAVLTVNLNSPAEPSRHRQQVSGPPRFSTWDPHQAAESIERLARLEPRVLAAGHGIPMIGDEVAPALLSFSVETRQVSPARRSET; this is encoded by the coding sequence ATGATCATCGCGGTATTCGGCGGAACCAGTGCGACGGGCAGGATTCTCATCGGCCAGGCGCTCGACGAGGGTCAACGGGTGAACGCCCTCGTGCGTCCGCCGGCGCGTCTCGGCATCGTTCACGACAGGCTTCGAATGGTGCCCGGGGATCTATCGGATGCTGCGGCGATCGACCGCGCCCTCGAGGGTGCCGATGGGGTGATCAGTCTTCTCGGACAGTCGGCGCCACAGCCCGGCACACCCATCGCGCGGGCGACAAGGAATATCGTCGCCTCGATGCACAAGTTCGGGGTGCGCCGACTGGTCATCGTGGCTCGCCCCGGCGTGCTCGTGCCGAACGACGAGCCCTCCGTGTTGACCCGCCTCGGCATACAGGCGACCCGGCGATTTCGACACCCGGTGTACGACGATGTTGTCGAGACCGCGAGGGTCCTGAGCGAATCCGGCCTCGATTGGACGATCGTGCGGCCGCCCGCGCTCAGGGATGGGCCACGTACCGGGCATGTCGCCGTCGGCTACCTCGGGGACGGCGTTACCGGGGGATCGCTGAGCCGCGCCAATGCGGCCGACTTCATGCTCGAGCTCGTGGTGAGCCGACAGTACATCGGAAAGGCGCCCGTCGTCTCCGACCAGAGATTCTCCTCCGTGGCCCAGTCCTTGCCGGTGCAGATCGCACCGGGCGTCTACTGCCTGCGGATGGGGGTCGGTATCACCTCGACGAACGTCTATTTCGTCCGCTCCGACTCCTCGTGGGTTCTCATCGACACCGCCGGCCCGAATCGCGGCGCGGAGATCCGTTCGGCGGCGGAAACGATCTTCGGGGCCGGGAGCCGTCCGGCGGCGATTCTGCTGACCCACCTGCATGCCACCCACGCGGGCTCGGCGCATGAGCTGGCCACGGAGTGGGGACTTCCGGTGTACGTGCATCCCGCGGAGCGCCCGCTCGTTTCGACCGGATACAAGGCAACCGAGCATCCCACCGGTCTACTGAACCGGCTGACGACGCAAGCGATGTCGAAGAACACTCGTGAACTCGACCTCGCGTCGATCGTGCACGCGTTCGACCCGGATGACGGCGTGCCCGGGCTGCCGGACTGGCAGTGCATTGCGACACCGGGGCACACTCCCGGCCACGCGTCGTTTTTCCGAGCCTCCGACCGGGTGCTTCTCTCTGGCGACGCGGTGTTGACTGTGAACCTGAACTCGCCCGCCGAGCCCTCCCGGCACCGTCAGCAGGTATCCGGACCGCCGAGATTCTCGACCTGGGACCCGCACCAGGCCGCGGAGTCGATCGAGCGGCTCGCTCGGCTCGAGCCTCGTGTGCTCGCCGCCGGTCACGGTATCCCGATGATCGGCGACGAGGTCGCGCCGGCGCTGCTGTCGTTCTCCGTCGAGACCAGGCAGGTCAGCCCGGCCCGGAGGTCAGAGACCTGA
- a CDS encoding aldehyde dehydrogenase family protein: MTIYSVPGSADSKVTFKARYENWIGGEWVKPVKGQYFEDISPVNGKPFAEVARGTAEDIELALDAAHKAAPAWGKTSTTARADILNKIADVIDANLELLSVAETWDNGKPVRETLNADLPLAADHFRYFAAAIRSQEGYFAEMDDSMTAYHYHEPLGVVGQIIPWNFPILMAVWKLAPALAAGNAIVLKPAEQTPVSILVLVELIGDILPPGVLNIVNGFGVEAGKPLASSPRIRKIAFTGETTTGRLILQYASANIIPATLELGGKSPNVFFKDVADHDDAFYDKAQEGFVLFAFNNGEVCTAPSRALIEKPIYDSFLGDAVARTAKAVQGNPLDTDTQVGAQSSNDQLEKILSYIDIGKQEGAKLLLGGERVDLGGDLTDGFYVQPTIFEGHNKMRLFQEEIFGPVLAVTSFDGYDDAISIANDTLYGLGAGVWSRNGNVAYRAGRDIQAGRVWVNNYHAYPAGAAFGGYKSSGIGRENNRLALSAYQQTKNLLVSYSEDKLGFF, encoded by the coding sequence ATGACAATTTACTCAGTGCCAGGATCGGCCGACTCGAAGGTCACCTTCAAGGCCCGCTACGAGAACTGGATCGGCGGAGAGTGGGTCAAACCCGTCAAGGGCCAGTACTTCGAGGATATCTCCCCGGTCAACGGCAAGCCGTTTGCCGAGGTCGCGCGCGGCACCGCCGAAGACATCGAGCTCGCCCTGGACGCCGCGCACAAGGCCGCACCGGCCTGGGGCAAGACCTCCACAACCGCTCGCGCCGACATCCTCAACAAGATCGCCGATGTCATCGACGCGAACCTCGAGCTGCTCTCGGTCGCCGAGACCTGGGACAACGGTAAGCCCGTGCGCGAAACGCTGAATGCTGACCTCCCGCTCGCCGCGGACCACTTCCGCTACTTCGCGGCCGCGATCCGCTCGCAGGAGGGCTACTTCGCCGAGATGGACGACTCCATGACGGCGTACCACTACCACGAGCCGCTCGGCGTGGTCGGCCAGATCATCCCGTGGAACTTCCCCATCCTCATGGCCGTGTGGAAGCTGGCCCCCGCGCTGGCCGCAGGAAACGCGATCGTGCTCAAGCCCGCAGAGCAGACGCCTGTCTCGATCCTCGTGCTCGTCGAGCTGATCGGCGACATCCTGCCGCCCGGAGTTCTCAACATCGTCAACGGCTTCGGCGTCGAAGCGGGCAAGCCGCTCGCGTCGAGCCCTCGCATTCGCAAGATCGCGTTCACCGGCGAGACGACCACCGGCCGCCTGATCCTGCAGTACGCGAGCGCCAACATCATCCCGGCGACCCTCGAGCTCGGCGGAAAGAGCCCCAACGTCTTCTTCAAGGACGTCGCCGACCACGACGACGCCTTCTACGACAAGGCCCAGGAGGGCTTCGTGCTCTTCGCGTTCAACAACGGAGAGGTCTGCACGGCTCCGAGCAGGGCGCTGATCGAGAAGCCGATCTACGACAGCTTCCTCGGCGACGCCGTCGCACGCACCGCGAAGGCGGTGCAGGGCAACCCGCTCGACACCGACACGCAGGTCGGCGCGCAGTCATCCAACGACCAACTCGAGAAGATTCTGAGCTACATCGATATCGGCAAGCAGGAGGGCGCGAAGCTTCTGCTCGGCGGTGAGCGTGTCGACCTCGGGGGAGACCTCACCGACGGCTTCTACGTGCAGCCGACGATCTTCGAGGGCCACAACAAGATGCGCCTCTTCCAGGAGGAGATCTTCGGACCGGTGCTCGCGGTGACGAGCTTCGACGGCTACGACGACGCAATCTCGATCGCCAACGACACGCTGTACGGTCTCGGTGCCGGCGTCTGGTCGCGCAACGGCAACGTCGCGTACCGCGCCGGGCGCGACATCCAGGCCGGCCGCGTCTGGGTCAACAACTACCACGCGTACCCGGCTGGCGCCGCCTTCGGCGGGTACAAGAGCTCGGGTATCGGCCGAGAGAACAACCGTCTCGCGCTCTCGGCGTACCAGCAGACCAAGAACCTGCTCGTGTCGTACTCCGAAGACAAGCTCGGTTTCTTCTAA
- a CDS encoding VIT1/CCC1 transporter family protein has translation MATIEPVEVPGQHPGENNVSNLAGRLNWLRAGVLGANDGIVSVAALVVGVAGATSSVPAIATAGVAALVGGAISMGLGEYVSVSSQSDSQRALIAKERQELIDFPEQELEELAGLFQVKGLSSPTAHLVAVELTKTNALRAHLSEELGISEDDVVSPWHAAWVSALSFTLGAALPLIAILLPIGDWRVPVTFVAVLIALAITGAFGAKIGGASVARSVVRVVVGGAAALAVTFVIGTLLGTSGLV, from the coding sequence ATGGCAACCATCGAACCCGTTGAGGTGCCGGGTCAGCATCCCGGTGAAAACAACGTCTCGAACCTCGCCGGACGCCTCAACTGGCTTCGGGCCGGGGTACTCGGCGCAAACGATGGCATCGTCTCCGTCGCGGCTCTCGTCGTCGGCGTCGCCGGTGCGACGAGCTCGGTCCCGGCGATCGCCACGGCCGGCGTCGCCGCCCTCGTCGGAGGCGCAATCTCGATGGGGCTGGGCGAATACGTCTCGGTCAGCAGCCAGAGCGACAGTCAGCGGGCGCTCATCGCGAAGGAACGCCAGGAGCTCATCGACTTCCCCGAGCAGGAGCTGGAAGAGCTCGCCGGACTCTTCCAGGTCAAGGGGCTCTCGAGCCCGACCGCGCATCTGGTGGCCGTCGAGCTCACTAAGACCAATGCCCTCCGCGCGCACCTCTCCGAGGAGCTGGGCATCAGCGAGGACGACGTGGTGAGTCCGTGGCACGCAGCGTGGGTCTCGGCCCTCTCGTTCACGCTCGGCGCGGCGCTGCCCCTCATCGCCATCCTCCTGCCGATCGGAGACTGGAGAGTGCCGGTGACCTTCGTCGCCGTGCTCATCGCGCTCGCCATCACCGGCGCCTTCGGCGCGAAAATCGGCGGCGCTTCAGTCGCCCGCTCGGTGGTGAGGGTCGTTGTTGGAGGGGCCGCCGCGCTCGCCGTCACCTTCGTGATTGGAACCCTGCTGGGCACCTCCGGCTTGGTGTGA
- a CDS encoding DUF779 domain-containing protein: MPIIDNVVASVTVPGETIPRVEFMPATVELLRKLRDQYGPLMFHQSGGCCDGSSPMCFPEGDFRTSDQDVLLGRLDIAPAGADAQVIDFWMSSEQFEYWSHTFLTIDVVKGRGSGFSVEAPEGVRFMIRSRLMEGFGAQPGPVPPGSVPPGSVPPGSPER; the protein is encoded by the coding sequence ATGCCGATCATCGACAATGTTGTTGCAAGTGTCACGGTGCCGGGCGAGACGATCCCGCGGGTCGAGTTCATGCCCGCGACGGTCGAACTGCTCCGCAAGCTCCGGGACCAGTACGGACCCCTGATGTTCCACCAGTCGGGAGGGTGCTGCGACGGCAGCAGCCCGATGTGCTTTCCGGAGGGGGACTTCCGCACCTCCGACCAGGATGTGCTCCTCGGACGGCTCGACATCGCGCCAGCCGGAGCGGATGCTCAGGTGATCGACTTCTGGATGTCATCGGAGCAGTTCGAGTACTGGAGTCACACCTTCCTCACGATCGACGTCGTGAAGGGCCGCGGGAGCGGCTTCTCGGTCGAGGCGCCGGAGGGCGTACGGTTCATGATCCGTTCCCGGCTGATGGAGGGCTTTGGCGCGCAGCCCGGACCTGTGCCGCCCGGATCGGTGCCGCCCGGATCGGTGCCGCCCGGAAGCCCGGAACGGTGA
- a CDS encoding alpha/beta fold hydrolase, producing MAQTRLNTVRRGSGRPLVLVHGLGSSWATWLPIFDRLAATRDVIAFDLPGFGESDPLAGEVTVATLTDAVEGFLRDEGLEEADVVGSSMGGRLVLEMARRGHTGSVVALDPGGFWSPGQRAVFGATVGASIRLIRLLDGMLPTFTQSRIARSALLFQFSDHPWALDPGLVLTELRSFNRAASIDEALDALVQGPTQPGSLATKGKVAIGWGRQDRVTLPSQASVAMQRFPNARFRGFRSCGHFPHWDQPAQTAAFILSATA from the coding sequence ATGGCACAAACCCGCCTGAATACCGTCCGACGCGGTAGCGGCAGGCCACTCGTCCTCGTGCACGGACTGGGATCCTCCTGGGCGACGTGGCTGCCGATCTTCGACCGGCTCGCAGCGACCCGCGACGTGATCGCCTTCGACCTGCCGGGGTTCGGGGAAAGCGACCCGCTCGCAGGGGAGGTCACCGTCGCGACCCTGACCGATGCCGTCGAAGGGTTCCTCCGCGACGAGGGTCTCGAGGAGGCGGACGTCGTGGGGTCGTCGATGGGTGGCAGGCTCGTGCTCGAGATGGCCAGGCGTGGCCACACAGGATCGGTCGTCGCGCTGGATCCCGGCGGCTTCTGGTCTCCGGGGCAGCGGGCGGTCTTCGGCGCCACGGTCGGCGCATCCATTCGCCTCATCCGCCTGCTCGACGGGATGCTGCCCACTTTCACCCAATCGCGGATCGCTCGGAGCGCACTGCTGTTCCAATTCAGTGACCACCCCTGGGCGCTCGATCCGGGGCTGGTGCTCACCGAGTTGCGCAGCTTCAACCGGGCGGCGAGCATCGACGAGGCGCTCGACGCGCTCGTGCAGGGGCCGACCCAGCCGGGGTCGCTGGCCACAAAGGGCAAGGTCGCGATTGGATGGGGGCGACAGGACCGCGTGACGCTCCCGAGCCAGGCGAGCGTTGCCATGCAGCGCTTTCCGAATGCGCGGTTCCGCGGGTTTCGGAGCTGCGGACACTTTCCGCACTGGGATCAGCCGGCGCAGACGGCCGCGTTTATCCTCTCCGCCACGGCCTAA
- a CDS encoding DUF1684 domain-containing protein, with protein sequence MTDITTASASPEDLLAIYRTRREQSVVQPRGNLALVNTQWVDSEQPVYGVAGLWAPLPAGESGLKVTATASDNIRVDGVLVDGEAIVAGKDSAAPGDVVFSDTVSGFVIASESGSYALRVWDSESEGIRDFGGIDAFPYNADWVITATWTEIEGGTSVGIEHLKDEGKPREKVLPGEITFTKDGVDYNLAAFKEGRALLLVFADATNGVSTYSVGRFLMVAPNHDGSITLDFNRAYLPPCGFNYNFNCPLPPRQNRFTVSIEAGEKNVLNKAGELLH encoded by the coding sequence ATGACTGACATCACCACAGCATCCGCGTCGCCCGAAGACCTGCTCGCCATCTACCGCACCCGGAGGGAGCAGTCGGTGGTTCAGCCCAGGGGCAACCTCGCCCTCGTCAACACCCAATGGGTCGACTCCGAGCAGCCCGTCTACGGGGTCGCGGGCCTATGGGCGCCGCTTCCCGCGGGTGAATCGGGCCTCAAAGTGACCGCGACCGCATCCGACAACATCCGCGTGGACGGCGTACTCGTCGATGGCGAGGCGATCGTGGCTGGCAAGGACTCTGCGGCACCGGGCGACGTGGTGTTCAGCGACACCGTGAGCGGCTTCGTCATCGCGAGCGAATCGGGTAGCTACGCGCTGAGAGTCTGGGATTCGGAGTCCGAGGGCATCCGTGACTTCGGCGGCATCGACGCCTTCCCGTACAACGCCGACTGGGTGATCACGGCCACCTGGACCGAGATCGAGGGAGGCACGAGTGTCGGCATCGAGCACCTCAAAGATGAGGGCAAGCCCCGCGAGAAGGTGCTGCCGGGGGAGATTACGTTCACGAAGGACGGCGTGGATTACAACCTCGCCGCGTTCAAGGAGGGGCGCGCCCTTCTGCTCGTGTTCGCCGATGCGACCAACGGCGTCTCCACGTACAGCGTCGGCCGGTTCCTCATGGTCGCGCCAAACCACGACGGCTCGATCACGCTCGACTTCAACCGCGCGTACCTGCCACCGTGCGGATTCAACTACAACTTCAACTGCCCGCTGCCGCCGAGGCAGAATCGTTTCACAGTGTCGATCGAGGCGGGCGAGAAGAACGTGCTGAACAAAGCCGGCGAACTGCTTCACTAG
- a CDS encoding DUF1622 domain-containing protein, which translates to MNFDDAIGTLVRGVESVGALIMVIGGGFAFVRALLQLRRPDERKGTYQRLRRTLGRAILLGLEVLIVADIIRTILVEPTVQSVLVLGAIVLIRIALSFSLEVEIDGTWPWNRWRTRATQDSTSD; encoded by the coding sequence GTGAATTTTGACGACGCGATCGGCACATTGGTGAGGGGGGTCGAATCGGTCGGAGCCCTCATCATGGTCATCGGCGGTGGCTTCGCCTTTGTCAGGGCCTTGCTGCAGCTCCGGCGACCGGACGAGAGGAAGGGCACCTACCAGCGGCTGCGTCGCACCCTCGGCCGCGCGATTCTCCTGGGCCTCGAGGTGCTCATCGTGGCCGACATCATCCGGACGATCCTTGTCGAGCCCACCGTCCAGAGTGTGCTGGTCCTCGGTGCCATCGTCCTCATCCGCATCGCCCTGAGCTTCTCACTCGAGGTGGAGATCGACGGGACGTGGCCATGGAATCGCTGGCGAACTCGCGCCACGCAGGACTCAACGTCCGACTAG
- a CDS encoding DUF2382 domain-containing protein, with protein sequence MIDRTNIANLSGAEVIDMNGKKVGKVGQVYVDEQDGTPNWLTVNTGLFGMSETFVPIDRATWDGEAVTVPYEKDFTKDAPRIDGDGRISPAEEEQLYRYYGMSDSTAPTGTAPTGTAPTGTAPTGTAPTGHDASGPDTDTDTTVTRSEEQLTVGTEQVETGKARLRKYVVTEEQNVTVPVAHEEVHLEREPISEQNAGRGTSGADIGEEDVEVTLHAERPVVDKETVAVEQVRVDVETVTDQERVSEEVRKERVELDDGTSTERPST encoded by the coding sequence ATGATCGACCGCACAAACATCGCCAACCTGTCCGGTGCCGAAGTCATCGACATGAATGGAAAGAAGGTAGGAAAGGTCGGCCAGGTGTATGTCGACGAGCAGGACGGCACCCCCAACTGGCTCACTGTCAACACCGGCCTCTTCGGGATGTCCGAGACGTTCGTGCCCATCGACCGTGCCACGTGGGACGGGGAAGCGGTAACGGTCCCGTACGAGAAGGACTTCACCAAGGATGCGCCGCGAATCGACGGTGACGGGCGGATCAGTCCGGCTGAGGAGGAGCAGCTCTATCGCTACTACGGCATGAGCGACAGCACAGCACCGACCGGAACAGCACCGACCGGAACAGCACCGACCGGAACAGCACCGACCGGAACAGCACCGACCGGTCACGACGCATCCGGTCCGGACACCGACACCGACACGACCGTGACCCGCTCTGAGGAGCAGCTCACGGTCGGCACCGAGCAGGTGGAGACCGGAAAGGCACGACTGCGCAAGTACGTGGTGACGGAGGAGCAGAACGTCACGGTTCCAGTTGCCCACGAGGAGGTCCACCTCGAGCGCGAGCCGATTTCCGAGCAGAACGCGGGCCGTGGCACCTCCGGCGCCGACATCGGCGAAGAGGACGTTGAGGTCACGCTCCACGCGGAACGGCCCGTGGTCGACAAGGAGACTGTTGCTGTGGAGCAGGTTCGGGTCGATGTCGAAACGGTGACCGACCAGGAGCGGGTGAGTGAAGAGGTCCGCAAGGAGCGGGTCGAGCTCGACGACGGGACGTCGACCGAGCGCCCCAGCACCTAA
- a CDS encoding glycoside hydrolase family 13 protein, whose amino-acid sequence MTIAQGPTARTISADPDWWRHAAVYQIYPRSFTDADGDGLGDIAGITSRVPYLASLHIDAVWLSPFYPSPLADGGYDVADYRNVDHRLGTLADFDALVDALHATGIRIIIDIVPNHSSHLHPWFQEALAAAPGSAARERYIFRDGAGPDGAQPPSGWGSNFGGPAWTRVPDGQWYLHLFAKEQPDFNWDNPEIQEDFLTTLRFWSDRGVDGFRVDVANSLIKDLSEPFRPSIDRVLGGDLPIDGSDPLYDRDEVHAVFERWREVLNEYDPPRSAVAEAWVPRERRLLYARPSELGQAFNFDLVLAGWNPREFHDVITSNLNDAAATGASSTWVLSNHDVVRHATRYGLPRGADHNAWLLGSDAAILEDREVGLRRARAATLLMLALPGSAYLYQGEELGLSEVAELDDHVLQDPTWERTGHQEKGRDGCRVPLPWTRGGESFGFGPDGSHLPQPDWFGDLSVEAEDGVYGSTLELYRAALRARAQLQGNEELDWQVRDTEGILHFSRPGGWHCVTNFSQQPVDLPAGVVVVCSGPLLKGMLPTDTTAWMLQ is encoded by the coding sequence ATGACTATCGCACAGGGACCCACCGCGCGCACGATCTCCGCCGACCCGGACTGGTGGCGCCACGCCGCCGTCTACCAGATCTACCCGCGCAGCTTCACCGATGCGGATGGCGACGGACTCGGCGACATCGCCGGCATCACCTCGCGCGTGCCGTACCTCGCCTCCCTCCACATCGACGCGGTGTGGCTGAGTCCGTTCTATCCGTCACCGCTCGCCGACGGCGGCTACGACGTCGCCGACTATCGCAACGTCGACCACAGGCTCGGCACCCTCGCCGACTTCGATGCCCTCGTCGACGCGCTGCACGCAACCGGCATCCGGATCATCATCGATATCGTCCCGAACCACTCCTCGCACCTGCACCCGTGGTTTCAGGAGGCGCTCGCCGCCGCCCCGGGCTCCGCAGCGCGCGAACGCTACATCTTCCGCGATGGGGCGGGGCCAGATGGAGCGCAGCCCCCCTCGGGCTGGGGATCGAACTTCGGCGGCCCCGCGTGGACCCGCGTGCCTGACGGGCAGTGGTACCTCCATCTCTTCGCGAAGGAGCAGCCGGACTTCAATTGGGACAACCCGGAGATCCAGGAGGACTTCCTCACGACACTGCGCTTCTGGTCCGACCGCGGTGTAGACGGATTCAGGGTCGATGTCGCGAACTCACTCATCAAGGACCTCTCCGAACCCTTCCGGCCCTCCATCGACAGGGTGCTCGGTGGCGACCTGCCCATTGACGGCAGCGACCCGCTCTACGACCGCGACGAAGTACACGCCGTGTTCGAGCGGTGGCGCGAGGTGCTCAACGAGTACGACCCGCCTCGGTCGGCAGTTGCCGAGGCCTGGGTGCCGAGGGAGCGGCGCCTGCTCTACGCCCGACCGAGCGAGCTCGGGCAGGCCTTCAACTTCGACCTGGTGCTGGCCGGCTGGAACCCGCGTGAGTTCCACGACGTGATCACCAGCAATCTGAACGACGCCGCCGCGACCGGCGCCTCATCAACCTGGGTGCTCTCCAATCACGACGTCGTGCGACACGCCACCCGGTACGGGCTCCCGCGCGGGGCGGACCACAACGCGTGGCTGCTCGGTTCCGATGCCGCGATCCTCGAGGACCGCGAGGTTGGCCTCCGTCGCGCCCGCGCTGCGACCCTGCTGATGCTCGCGCTGCCGGGCTCGGCGTACCTGTATCAGGGCGAGGAGCTCGGCCTCTCTGAGGTCGCCGAGCTCGACGATCACGTGCTGCAGGATCCGACCTGGGAGCGCACCGGGCATCAGGAGAAGGGGCGGGACGGATGCCGCGTCCCGCTCCCCTGGACGCGCGGCGGGGAGTCGTTCGGCTTCGGCCCGGATGGGTCGCACCTCCCGCAGCCCGACTGGTTCGGCGACCTGTCTGTGGAGGCGGAGGACGGGGTGTATGGTTCGACCCTCGAGCTCTACCGGGCGGCGCTGCGAGCGCGGGCCCAGCTGCAGGGCAATGAGGAACTCGACTGGCAGGTTCGGGACACCGAGGGGATTCTGCATTTCAGTCGCCCCGGCGGGTGGCACTGTGTCACCAACTTCAGCCAGCAGCCCGTCGACCTGCCCGCCGGCGTCGTCGTCGTGTGCAGCGGTCCGCTCCTGAAGGGGATGCTCCCGACCGACACGACCGCGTGGATGCTGCAGTGA
- a CDS encoding GAF domain-containing protein, translating to MRNPWLAAPFVDSVAELSKRLALAHDRAISERQRVGGVRQVVQESWERSLRLRLDPSTANPELALDDDDLREYRNAHPLSLALPVVHKLLTRHAFDSGLLVAVGDESGRLLWIDGDRALRRRAEGMLFVEGADWSESRVGTSAPGTALALDHGIQIQRAEHFNRIVHPWSCTAVPVHDPDTGSVIGVIDITGSDEAVSPHTLPLIEATVAAVEAELRIRRLDGLSRRRAPRSPSLPRRLPQGLVLNSLGRDHATLEVGGRSLELSRRHAEILTLLAWHPEGLPADQLANLVYESDGYRDTLRAEMVRLRKVVEAFAPELTPTSRPYRLGRPLDLDANRVLAFLDKGAHRVALAAYRGPVLPGSFSPGIQEIRHEVSSRLRAALLADAAVDTLLSYARTDEAAYDSEVWKTCLMLLPARSPKRAGIVSRIEHIEAEVGTVHG from the coding sequence ATGCGGAATCCGTGGCTCGCTGCACCGTTCGTCGACTCGGTCGCTGAACTCTCGAAGCGCCTCGCGCTCGCCCACGACCGGGCCATTTCCGAGCGACAGCGGGTCGGCGGCGTACGCCAGGTTGTTCAGGAGTCGTGGGAGCGGTCGCTTCGACTCCGGCTCGACCCGTCGACGGCGAATCCCGAGCTCGCCCTCGACGACGACGACCTGCGGGAGTATCGCAACGCGCATCCGCTGTCGCTAGCGCTACCGGTTGTGCACAAGCTGCTGACCCGGCACGCGTTCGACTCCGGCCTTCTCGTCGCGGTGGGCGACGAGTCGGGGCGGCTGCTCTGGATCGACGGGGACCGTGCTCTGCGTCGCCGCGCTGAGGGGATGCTCTTCGTCGAGGGCGCCGACTGGTCGGAGAGTCGGGTCGGGACGAGTGCACCCGGAACCGCGCTCGCGCTCGACCACGGCATCCAGATCCAACGTGCCGAGCACTTCAACCGCATCGTCCACCCCTGGAGCTGCACCGCCGTGCCGGTGCACGACCCCGACACGGGAAGCGTGATCGGAGTCATCGACATCACCGGGAGCGACGAGGCGGTCTCGCCCCACACCCTGCCGCTTATCGAGGCCACCGTGGCGGCGGTCGAGGCGGAGCTGCGCATCCGCCGTCTCGATGGCCTGAGCCGCAGGCGCGCCCCGCGGTCTCCATCGCTCCCACGGCGCCTGCCGCAGGGCCTTGTGCTGAACTCCCTCGGACGGGACCACGCCACCCTCGAGGTAGGCGGACGCTCGCTCGAGCTCTCGCGCCGTCACGCGGAAATCCTCACCCTCCTGGCGTGGCATCCGGAGGGGCTGCCCGCGGACCAACTCGCCAATCTCGTCTACGAGAGCGACGGCTACCGCGACACTCTCCGGGCTGAGATGGTGCGGCTGCGAAAGGTCGTGGAGGCCTTCGCCCCCGAACTCACCCCGACCTCCCGCCCGTATCGACTGGGTCGGCCGCTCGACCTCGACGCGAACCGGGTACTCGCGTTCCTCGATAAGGGTGCGCACCGCGTCGCGCTGGCCGCGTACCGTGGGCCGGTGCTGCCGGGTTCGTTCTCGCCCGGCATCCAGGAGATCCGCCACGAGGTCAGCTCCCGGCTGCGAGCTGCGCTGCTCGCCGATGCCGCGGTCGACACGCTGCTCAGCTACGCGCGCACCGACGAGGCCGCCTACGACAGCGAGGTCTGGAAGACCTGCCTCATGCTGCTGCCGGCCCGGTCGCCGAAGCGCGCCGGAATCGTGTCGCGGATCGAACATATCGAGGCGGAGGTCGGCACTGTACACGGCTGA